The proteins below come from a single Terriglobia bacterium genomic window:
- a CDS encoding FAD-dependent monooxygenase, whose product MSAVPQRTDVFVVGGGPAGLAAAIAARRQGFRVTVADVFRPPIDKACGEGLMPDSVAALRELGLDLDDLDTGAFRGIRFIGDEGVVEADFPHGRGVGIRRTLLHQALVQGAQDAGVTMLWGARVAAARDGAVLVEGRAVPCGWIIGADGHNSQVRRWAGLSGEREFDRRLGVRLHFAIEPWSEYVEIYWGEHNQAYVTPIGTREVCVALLSRQPVSDFASALQEFPALRRRLGAAHTTTEMKGAVTVTRKLKSVARGRFALVGEASGSSDAITGAGLAMSFRQAIALARALAADNLSLYQAAHDDIRRMPHFMGRTMLLMDQRPWVRRRALCALTAKPSLFRQLLAVHVGELSLLKFAIPGFLDLGWEILTA is encoded by the coding sequence ATGTCAGCCGTACCCCAGCGAACCGATGTATTCGTCGTCGGCGGTGGACCCGCCGGACTTGCCGCAGCCATCGCGGCCCGCCGGCAGGGGTTCCGCGTCACCGTTGCCGACGTGTTTCGCCCGCCCATTGACAAGGCTTGCGGCGAGGGACTCATGCCCGACTCCGTCGCCGCCCTGCGCGAGCTTGGCCTCGATCTCGACGATCTCGACACCGGCGCGTTTCGCGGCATTCGTTTTATCGGTGACGAAGGCGTGGTCGAAGCCGACTTCCCGCACGGCCGCGGCGTCGGCATCCGCCGGACTCTGCTGCATCAAGCCCTTGTACAAGGCGCACAGGATGCCGGCGTAACCATGTTGTGGGGCGCGCGGGTTGCGGCCGCGCGCGATGGCGCGGTGCTGGTGGAAGGCCGAGCCGTTCCGTGCGGCTGGATTATCGGCGCCGACGGTCACAACTCGCAGGTGCGCCGTTGGGCGGGGCTGAGCGGCGAACGCGAATTCGACCGCCGCCTCGGCGTGCGGCTGCATTTCGCAATTGAGCCGTGGAGCGAATACGTCGAGATCTACTGGGGCGAGCACAACCAGGCTTACGTGACCCCGATTGGAACGCGCGAAGTTTGCGTCGCGCTGCTCTCCAGGCAGCCGGTGAGCGACTTCGCATCCGCGTTGCAGGAATTTCCGGCTCTGCGCCGCCGGCTAGGAGCGGCGCACACCACCACCGAGATGAAGGGCGCGGTCACCGTGACCCGCAAGCTGAAGTCGGTGGCGCGCGGCCGGTTCGCGCTGGTCGGCGAAGCTTCCGGTTCGTCGGACGCCATCACCGGCGCGGGACTCGCCATGTCGTTTCGCCAGGCCATCGCGCTCGCGCGTGCGCTCGCCGCCGACAACCTTTCCCTCTACCAGGCGGCGCACGACGACATTCGCAGGATGCCCCACTTCATGGGCCGCACCATGCTGCTGATGGACCAACGCCCGTGGGTGCGCCGGCGTGCGTTGTGCGCGCTGACCGCGAAACCCAGCCTGTTCCGGCAGCTTCTGGCGGTTCACGTCGGAGAACTCTCGTTGCTGAAGTTTGCGATTCCCGGATTCCTGGACTTGGGGTGGGAGATCTTGACGGCATGA
- a CDS encoding YceI family protein: MLRRSPIAIAACIVAAVCFAATSFAQELAFELDPAQSHVDFVLADVVHTVHGAFHLKNGFLRFDAQNGGASGQLIVDATTGESGSKGRDRKMHQQVLESATYPDITFQPQHVIGKIAGAGASQMEIQGLMTMHGQTHAMTATGPVQINGDQVSADLRFVVPYQQWGMRNPSVLLLRVSNKVEITVHAVGRLMPVAASAAAQAGASTH, from the coding sequence ATGTTGCGTCGTTCCCCAATTGCGATCGCCGCGTGTATCGTTGCGGCGGTTTGCTTCGCGGCGACAAGCTTCGCACAGGAGTTGGCGTTCGAACTTGATCCTGCGCAGTCGCACGTCGATTTTGTTCTTGCCGATGTGGTGCACACGGTCCACGGCGCTTTTCATTTGAAGAACGGTTTCCTGCGCTTCGACGCGCAGAACGGCGGCGCTTCCGGCCAGTTGATCGTGGACGCCACCACCGGCGAGAGCGGCAGCAAGGGCCGCGACCGCAAAATGCACCAGCAGGTGCTGGAGAGCGCCACCTATCCCGACATCACCTTCCAACCGCAGCACGTGATCGGAAAAATTGCGGGCGCAGGCGCGTCGCAGATGGAAATCCAGGGGCTGATGACGATGCACGGCCAGACCCACGCCATGACCGCCACCGGTCCCGTGCAGATCAATGGTGACCAGGTCTCCGCCGACCTGCGCTTCGTGGTCCCGTACCAGCAATGGGGCATGAGGAACCCGAGCGTGCTGCTGCTGCGGGTCAGCAACAAGGTTGAGATCACCGTCCACGCCGTCGGCCGGCTCATGCCGGTGGCGGCGTCTGCGGCGGCGCAAGCGGGCGCGTCCACTCACTAG
- a CDS encoding threonine synthase, producing the protein MPNFVTGLRCVFCRSQFSPRVGYTCPRCGITGILDVQYDYPAIRKALTRRKLAARTDHSHWRYRELLPIAERAPLPSLAVGWTPIVAAGRLARHLGVRELLIKDDGRNPTGSLKDRASSLGVVKAVEKRRKIIACASTGNAASSLAGMAASMGLRSAIFVPQRAPEPKVTQLLIFGATVLRVGGSYEQAYELCQQSCERWGWYNRNCAINPYLVEGKKTVGLEIAEQLAWNPPDWIAMSVGDGCSIAGAWKAFRELKTIGLIARTPRMLGVQAAGAAPITEAFRSHQPMKPMEPNTIADSIAVGVPRNWKKAVTAIEESGGAMINVADDEILDAMSYTGHLTGVFAEPAAATAVAGLKRALSEGLVPRKSRALAVVTGSGLKDIRAAQQAAGKPFEVPPDGSGLEEILARQSLIPSAKSAATS; encoded by the coding sequence ATGCCGAACTTCGTCACAGGGCTGCGCTGCGTTTTTTGCCGCTCGCAATTTTCTCCCCGCGTGGGATACACGTGTCCGCGGTGCGGGATCACCGGCATTCTCGATGTGCAATACGATTACCCCGCCATTCGGAAGGCGCTGACCCGCCGCAAGCTCGCGGCGCGCACCGATCACAGCCACTGGCGTTACCGCGAGCTGCTGCCCATCGCGGAGCGCGCGCCGCTTCCATCGCTGGCGGTGGGATGGACACCGATCGTCGCAGCCGGCCGCTTGGCGCGCCATTTGGGAGTTCGTGAACTGCTCATCAAGGACGACGGACGCAATCCCACCGGCTCGCTGAAAGACCGCGCCAGTTCGCTGGGCGTGGTGAAGGCGGTGGAGAAGCGCCGTAAGATCATCGCCTGCGCCAGCACCGGCAATGCCGCCTCGTCGCTGGCGGGCATGGCGGCGAGCATGGGATTGCGCAGCGCGATTTTTGTGCCGCAGCGCGCGCCCGAGCCCAAGGTGACGCAACTGCTCATCTTCGGCGCCACTGTGCTGCGCGTCGGCGGCAGCTACGAGCAGGCATACGAACTGTGCCAGCAATCCTGCGAGCGCTGGGGCTGGTACAACCGAAACTGCGCCATCAATCCTTATCTCGTCGAAGGCAAGAAGACGGTCGGGCTGGAAATCGCGGAACAGCTCGCGTGGAATCCGCCGGACTGGATTGCCATGTCGGTGGGCGACGGTTGCAGCATCGCCGGCGCATGGAAAGCGTTTCGCGAACTGAAAACCATCGGCTTGATCGCGCGCACGCCGCGCATGCTCGGAGTCCAGGCGGCGGGCGCGGCGCCCATTACCGAAGCGTTTCGCAGCCACCAGCCGATGAAGCCGATGGAGCCGAACACCATCGCCGATAGCATCGCCGTCGGCGTGCCGCGCAATTGGAAAAAAGCTGTGACGGCGATCGAGGAATCCGGCGGCGCCATGATCAATGTCGCCGACGACGAAATCCTGGATGCGATGAGCTACACCGGCCATCTGACCGGAGTGTTTGCCGAACCCGCGGCCGCCACCGCCGTCGCCGGATTGAAGCGCGCGCTCAGCGAAGGCTTGGTGCCGCGCAAGTCTCGCGCACTGGCGGTGGTGACCGGCAGCGGGTTGAAGGACATTCGCGCCGCACAGCAGGCGGCCGGCAAGCCCTTCGAAGTTCCGCCCGACGGCAGTGGCCTGGAGGAGATCCTGGCGCGCCAGAGCCTGATTCCCTCCGCAAAATCCGCCGCCACCTCATGA
- a CDS encoding 8-oxoguanine deaminase, with the protein MEGNDSDRVARVSDPRSRVKDPGHTGTPLLRGAYIYCENGEIKKVGTRVPPGLRAAKTIRAPYAVAVPGLINTHHHLFQTLTRACTAAANAELFDWLTTLYPRWARIDEEAVHTAALVGMAELMLSGCTTTSDHHYLFPRGQKKLIDAEIAAARRLGIRFHPTRGSMNVGVSRGGLPPDSVVQTTGEILEDSERVIRKYHDPRPGSMLRIALAPCSPFTVDAELMRQTAALARRHGVRLHTHLAETRDEEEYCRKRFSQRPLDFFRDCGWLHEDTWVAHGIYFNAGECGRLGRAGVGVAHCPTSNMRLASGICPVEKLQRAGSPVGLGVDGSASNDSSNMLAEARQALLLNRLARGASAITVHDALRMATLEGARCLGRDDIGSIAVGKRADIALFDLRDIGYSGAEDALSALLLCAPTRVSTLVIEGRVVVEGGVLQGVSLVPILHRHRRIAARIVGRTPLL; encoded by the coding sequence ATGGAGGGAAATGATTCAGATCGTGTGGCGCGGGTCTCCGACCCGCGCTCCCGGGTCAAAGACCCGGGCCACACCGGCACGCCCCTGCTCCGCGGCGCCTACATTTATTGCGAAAACGGCGAGATCAAGAAAGTCGGCACACGTGTTCCGCCCGGCCTGCGTGCCGCGAAAACCATCCGCGCGCCCTACGCCGTCGCCGTGCCGGGGCTCATCAACACCCACCACCATTTGTTTCAGACGCTGACGCGCGCCTGCACCGCCGCCGCCAATGCCGAATTGTTCGACTGGCTGACCACGCTGTATCCGCGCTGGGCGCGCATTGACGAGGAAGCGGTGCACACGGCAGCGCTGGTGGGCATGGCGGAACTGATGCTCAGCGGCTGCACAACGACAAGCGATCATCATTATCTTTTTCCGCGCGGGCAGAAGAAGCTGATTGACGCCGAGATCGCGGCGGCGCGCCGCCTCGGCATCCGCTTTCATCCCACGCGCGGCAGCATGAACGTGGGCGTCAGCCGCGGTGGCCTGCCGCCCGACTCCGTCGTACAGACCACGGGCGAAATCCTGGAAGACTCCGAGCGCGTGATTCGCAAATATCACGACCCGCGCCCGGGCTCGATGCTGCGCATCGCGCTCGCGCCGTGTTCTCCCTTCACGGTAGACGCGGAACTAATGCGCCAGACTGCCGCGCTCGCTCGCCGGCATGGCGTCCGCTTGCACACGCATCTGGCGGAGACGCGTGACGAGGAAGAGTACTGCCGCAAGCGCTTCAGCCAACGCCCGCTGGACTTTTTCCGCGACTGCGGCTGGCTGCACGAAGATACCTGGGTGGCGCACGGAATCTATTTCAACGCCGGCGAATGTGGCCGGCTGGGCCGCGCGGGGGTCGGCGTGGCGCACTGCCCGACCTCGAACATGCGCCTGGCCTCGGGAATCTGTCCGGTGGAAAAGTTGCAGCGCGCCGGATCGCCGGTCGGGTTGGGCGTGGACGGCAGCGCGTCCAACGACAGCTCCAACATGCTGGCCGAAGCGCGCCAGGCATTGCTGTTGAACCGGCTGGCGCGCGGCGCTTCCGCCATCACGGTGCATGACGCTCTGCGCATGGCCACCCTGGAGGGCGCGCGCTGTCTCGGCCGCGACGACATCGGCAGCATCGCGGTGGGCAAGCGCGCCGACATCGCGCTCTTCGATTTGCGCGACATCGGCTACAGCGGCGCCGAGGACGCGCTCTCCGCCTTGCTGCTGTGCGCGCCGACCCGCGTCAGTACCTTAGTCATCGAGGGCCGGGTGGTGGTGGAAGGCGGCGTCCTGCAAGGTGTTTCGCTTGTCCCGATCCTGCACCGTCACCGCCGCATCGCCGCAAGAATCGTTGGCCGCACTCCGCTGCTTTGA